A genomic region of Gossypium hirsutum isolate 1008001.06 chromosome D01, Gossypium_hirsutum_v2.1, whole genome shotgun sequence contains the following coding sequences:
- the LOC107920941 gene encoding uncharacterized protein produces the protein MTMASSNTPIPVDDGFNEYESALKCQKSTTSKVWDEMTKLDCENKNELKAQCNHSSESAFSMDKKVITPLKSSLTPKTVQVVVCLDDWMRAKGFSTKIGCKKDDKDDEDNEDDVSSVAF, from the exons ATGACTATGGCTAGTTCGAACACTCCTATACCTGTGGACGATGGGTTTAATGAGTATGAAAGTGCTCTCAAATGTCAAAAGTCTACCACTTCAAAGGTGTGGGATGAAATGACAAAGCTTGATTGCGAGAACAAAAATGAATTGAAGGCACAATGTAATCACT CTTCCGAATCGGCTTTTAGCATGGATAAGAAAGTTATCACACCTTTGAAGAGTTCACTTACGCCAAAAACGGTTCAAGTCGTTGTTTGCTTGGATGATTGGATGCGAGCTAAGGGATTTTCAACAA AAATTGGTTGCAAAAAGGACGATAAGGACGATGAGGACAATGAGGATGATGTTTCTTCGGTTGCTTTTTAG